The DNA sequence AAGAGAGGATAAAAGAGTAATAAATAGATGAATATAAAAAGTTAGTACAAAAAGTGCAATACTCAAGTGCCCTGTCAGTGTCCCGGTAGAGTTGATGGTCTTTACACTCTTCGGTCTTCACGCAATGAGGGCTGCACGCGACCGCTGCCGCGGTGGACTAACTGCTTTAATAAGTGCTTAAATTGTGGACTGAACTCAGCAGGCCACTCCTTATAATGATCAACAACTAAGTTAATAGCTGAAACTACTGTAATACACTAACACATATGAGGACGCACCGGAACAAATGTAATTGCAGCACGTGAGACAAAGGTGAATGAGAGCGTTTCTTAGCAACGACACTGCACTAAAACTTCACAAGTCTAAAAACAAATACACTTACACGTTTCTGTAGACTCCTGTTGATGCTGTGAAAACATATGAGAGAAAACTCTCAATTTTACAGAGGATTAtaaagttgttgtttttctctTAGATATGCTGTGCTGAATGGTGTGGCAGCGGGTCAGTCTGTGTCTGTGTCCTGTCACAATATGAACGGACGATATGTGAACGTCATCATACCTGGAAGTTCAAAAATTCTTTCTCTTGCTAAAGTGGAGGTGTATCAGGCAGGTACGGTCGTGCCATTAGCATAAAGTCTGGTCAACTTTAAAGCTTATTAACTCCTAAGACTGCACATCCCACATGAGATCTATTAATGATGTTGGTCTAATTCTCATTTTATCTTTTCTAGAGGATTTGGCATTAAGAGGACGGGCTGTGCAGTCATCCACAGGATATGGTTGGGAAGCATCAAATGCCATTGACAATTTACCCTTCACCTGCACCCATACTGACACATCTGATAACCCCTGGTGGAGACTGGATCTTCTGGATTCTTACTACATCTCTACAGTCGTCATCACTAACAGAAAAGACTGCTGTGCGGAGCGACTCAATGGAGCAGAAATACGTATCGGAAACTCTTTGGAAAACAACGGCAACAATAATCCCAGGTGAAGTTATTGATGCTGTAAAAACATGTGAGAGAAAACTTTCTATTTTACAGAGGATTAtaaagttgttgtttttctctTAGATATGCTGTGCTGAATGGTGTGGCAGCGGGTCAGTCTGTGTCTGTGTCCTGTCACAATACGAACGGACGATATGTGAACGTCATCATACCTGGACATTCAAAAATTCTTTCTCTTGCTAAAGTGGCGGTGTCTCAGGCAGGTACGTTCGTTTCATTAACGTAAAGTCTGGTTAACTTTAAAGCTTATTAACTCCTAAGCCTGCACATCACCACATGAGATCTATTAATGGTGTTGGTCTAATTCTCATTTTATCTTTTCTAGAGGATTTGGCATTAAGAGGACGGGCTGTACAGTCATCCACAGGATATGGTTGGGAAGCATCAAATGCCATTGACAATTTACCATTCACCTGCACTCATACAGACACATCTGATAACCCCTGGTGGAGACTGGATCTTCTGGATTCTTACTACATCTCTACAGTCGTCATCACTAACAGAAAAGACTGCTGTGCGGAACGTCTCAACGGAGCAGAAATTCGTATCGGAAACTCTTTGGAAAACAACGGGAACAATAATCCTaggttacatttacatttagtcatttagcagatgcttttgtccaaagcgacttaaaaatgaggtaaacaatagaagcaattatagcaacacaagaacagcaatacataagtgcactggaaatagtctcatcaagttcaacacagtatacatagccaagggttggttattattattttttttaagaaatgtacagataaagagaaagaaaaaatagagaaagatagTTAGTCCTATATTAGGAAGTGAGGTAATGGCAAAAAAGATAGATTTTTAGCCGAGTCTTAATGACGGGTACAGAGTCAGCAGATCGTGTCGCGACTGGCAGATCATTCCACAGTTGTGGAACAGCTCCTGAGAAAGAACGCGCTAatgttttttccctttttgagaTGCCACCGCAAGTCGTCGCTTGGTGGCAGAGAGCAGGGATCGAGAGGGCACATAAGGCTGTATAAGTAAGTAAAGGTAAGGGGTTGctgacccagtggtggttttaaaggctAGGAGCAGAGCTTTAAATTTGATGCGAGCTGCTATAGGAAGCCTGTGTAACTTGACAAAGAGAGGAGTGACGTGCGCCCTCTTTGGCTTATTGAAGACCACTCTTACCGGTAGcgcattgcagtagtccagccCGGACCGGACAAAAGCTTGGACTAGGACTTGCGTAGCGTGCTCATTTAGGAAAGGTCTAATTTTCCTAATATTCTAGAGGATGAATCTACAAGAGCGAGCGCTGCTGGCAACATGCTCCATGAAGCTAAGCTGATCATCAATGACCACTCCCAGGTTTTGGCCGTCCTGGAAGGCGAGATGGTCGAGGAACCTAGCTGAATGAAAAGGATGTGCTGAATCTTTGGTTCAGATTATATGACAAACAGTTCTGTCTTTGCAAGGTTAAGCTGGAGATGGTGATCCCTTATCCAGAGTGAGATTTCCCCCAAGCATGCCGAGATGCGGGCTGAAACCGTGAGATCATCAGGGTGGTGACAAGTTGAGTGTCGTCCTCATAGCAGTGGTAGAAAAAGCCATGTTTTCGAATGACAGAGCCTAGGGATGTCATGTATATCTaaaagagcagtggtccaagcacAGAGCCTTGAGGCAACCCGGTATCAAGACGTTGGGGTTCGGAGATGTCACCCCCCAGGATACACAAAATGACCTGCCTGAGGGGTACGACTTGAACCATAAAAGCGCTGTGTCAGAGACAACCATAGACATGAGGGTCGACAAGAGGATGCGGTGATTAACCGTGTCAAAAGCGGCAGATAGAGGCAGTAAGATCAGCACAGATGATTTGGAGGCTGCCCTTGCCTGCCTTAGGGCTTCAATGACTGAGAGCAGTGCAGTCTCAGTGGAGTGGCCATTTTTGAAACCAGACTGATTGCTATTAAGGAGGTTATAttgtgtgaagaaagaggagagCTGGTTGAACTCCACACGTTCAAGAGTCTTGGCAATGAAGGGAAAAAAAGAAACGGGTCTGTAGTTCTCTAGTATAGCAGGATTGAGTGTGGGTTTCTTCAGCAACGAGGTTATCCGAGCCTCTTTAAATGCTACAGGGAAGGTGCCAGTGGAAAGCGATGAATTGATAATGTGGGTGAGAGCAGGGATAACTGACAGATAGATGGCCTAAAGGAGAGGGGTGGGTACGGGATCTAGCGGGCAGGTAGTCGGATGGTTAGAAGCAAAGACCTTGGAAACATCCGCTTCAGATAGAGGAGAGAGAAGGAGGGGAGGGAGCATGTCTCAGAGGTTTGAGCATGCGCAAAAAGTGGCGGCTCAGAGAACTGACTGCTGATAGTTTTCATTTTCTTCACAAAGAAGGAAGCAAAATCATCAGCCGGTAAGTCGGATAAGGGTGGGGGGGGGCAGGGGGAAAAAGAAGAGTAGAGAAGTTCTTGAAGAGAATGTGAGAGTCAGGTGAGTTGTTAATCTTTGAATGGTGGTATAGGGTCTTAGCAGAGGAGATATCTGTGAATAAGGAGACAAAAAGAGACTGATAGAGACAGAGGTCAAGAAGGATCTTTTGATCTGTGCCACATACTCTCTGCAGCCCTGAGTGTGGAGCGATGCTCACGGAGAACCTCAGATAGCCAAGGGGCAGGTGGTGTGGCCAGGGCCGGTCCAGATGCTAGAGGGCATAATGTGTCTAAGCAGGATGTTAGAGTGGAACAAAGTGTGTTGGTGGCTTTGTCAGTATCTAACAGAGAGAGCTGGTTGGAAGGGGGGAACATGCAAGCGACCACAGAGGATAAGCGGGAGGGAGAGAGTGTGCGCAGATTGCGCCAGAACATGACCAATGGGGGATTGTGTCCAGTGACTGGGGGAGTTAGGTCGAGCTCAAGAGTAATGAGGAAGTGATCAGATGTGTGTAGTGGGGTGACCTGGGTGTGGTAAGTGGAACAGCAGCATGTGTAGATAAGGTCTAAAAGATTACCAGACCTGTGGGTTGGTGAAGTAGGGACTCGCTTGAGGTCAAATGACGCAGTCAGGGTGTTAAAGTCAGCTGCCTGTGGTTTCTCAAGGTGGATGTTGAAGTCACCAAGGACTACTAAAGGAGCGCCATCCTCTGGGAATGAAAACAGAGGTACATCCAGCTCCTCCAATAAATGTCCAGGTTGACCTGGGGGACGATAGATAACTAAAAAATGGATTTTAGTAGGGTGGATGATAGTAACAACATGTGACTCGAAAGAGCTGCTGTCACATGAGGATGTGTGCTGTTGGAATTCCAAAACTTTGGAATGAGCAGACTGGTCCCTCCACCCCTTCCTGTTGTGCGAGGACTGTGTGAGAAAATGTAGTTGTTGGAGAGGGCAGCTTAAGTGCCCTGTAGGTGTCCCTGCTCGGTGGAGTCACGCAGGTAGAGTCGATGGTCTTTACACTCTTCGATCTTCACCCGATGAGGGCTGCACACGACCGCTGCCGTGGTGGACTGACTGCTTTAATAAAGACTTCAATTGTGAACTGAACTTAGCAGGCCATGCCCGATAACAATCAACAACTAAGTTAATGGCTGAAACTATTGTAATACACTAACACACGCGAGGACGCACCGGAACAAATGTAATTGCAGCATGTGAGACAAAGGTGAATGAGAGCGTTTCTTAGCAACGACACTGCGTTCTGTAAACTCCTGTTGATGCTGTGAAAACATGTGAGAGAAAACTCTCAATTTTACAGAGGATTAtaaagttgttgtttttctcaTAGATATGCTGTGCTGAATGGTGTTGCAGCAGGTCAGTCTGTGTCTGTGTCCGGTCACAATATGAACGGGCGATATGTGAACGTCATCATACCTGGAAGTTCAAAAATTCTTTCTCTTGCTAAAGTGGAGGTATATAAGGCAGGTACGGTCGTTTCATTAGAATAAAGTCTGCTCAAATTTAAAGCTAGTTAACTCTTAAACCTGCACATCCCCACATGAGATCTATTAATGGTGTTGGTCTAATTCTCATTTTATCTTTTCTAGAGGATTTGGCATTAAGAGGACGGGCTGTACAGTCATCCACAGGATACGGTTGGGAAGCATCAAACGCCATTGACAATTTACCCTTCACATGCACCCATACTGACACATCTGATAACCCCTGGTGGAGACTGGATCTTCTGGATTCTTACTACATCTCTACAGTCGTCATCACTAACAGAAAAGACTGCGGTGCGGAGCGACTCAACGGAGCAGAAATTCGTATCGGAAACTCTTTGGAAAACAACGGAAACAATAATCCCAGGTGAAGTTATTGATGCTGTGAAAACATGTGAGAGAAAACTCTCAATTTTACAGAGGATTATAAAGTTGATGTTTTTCTCTTAGATATGCTGTGTTGAATGGTGTGGCAGCGGGTCAGTCTGTGTCTGTGTCCTGTCACAATACAAATGGACGATATGTGAACGTCATCATACCTGGACGTTCAAAAATTCTTTCTCTTGCTAAAGTGGAGGTGTATCAGGCAGGTACGATCGTTCCATTAGCATTAATTTGGTCAACTTTAAAGCTTATTATCTCCTAAGCCTGCACACCCCACATGAGATATTTTAATTGTGTTGGTCTCATTCTCATTTTATCTTTTCTAGAGGATTTGGCATTAAGAGGACGGGCTGTACAGTCATCCACAGGATATGGTTGGGAAGCATCAAATGCCATTGACAATTTACCCTTCACCTGCACCCATACAGACACATCTGATAACCCCTGGTGGAGACTGGATCTTCTGGATTCTTATTACATCTCTACAGTCGTCATCACTAATAGAAAAGACTGTTGTGCGGAGCGACTCAATGGAGCAGAAATTCGTATTGGAAACTCCTTAAAAAATAATGGCAACAATAATCCCAGGTTAAGTTATTGATGCTGTAAAAATGTGAGAGAAAACTCTCAATTTTACAAAGATTTAtaaagttgttgtttttctctTAGATATGCTGTGCTGAATGGTGTGGCAGCGGGTCAGTCTGTGTCTGTGTCCTGTCACAATATAAACGGACGATATGTGAACGTCATCATACCTGGACGTTCAAAAATTCTTTCTCTTGCCAAAGTGGAGGTGTATCAGGCAGGTACGGTCGTTCCATTAGCATAAAGTCTGGTCAACTTTAAAGCTTATTAACTCCTAAGCCTGCACTTCCCCACATGAGATCTATTAATGGTGTTGGTCTAattctcattttattttttctagaGGATTTGGCATTAAGAGGACGGGCTGTACAGTCATCCACAGGATATGGTTGGGTAGCATCAAATGCCATTGACAATTTACCCTTCACCTGCACCCATACAGAAGCATCTAGTAACCCCTGGTGGAGACTGGATCTTTTGGATTCTTACTACATCTCTACAGTCGTCATCACTAACAGAAAAGACTGCTGTGCGGAGCGCCTCAACGGAGCAGAAATTCGTATTGGAAACTCTCTAAAAAACAATGGCAACAATAATCCCAGGTTAAGTTATTGATGTTGTTAAAACATGTGAGGGAAAACTCTCAATTTTACAAAGGATTataaagttgttgttttttttagatgtgCTGTGCTGAATGGTGTTGCAGCGGGTCAGGCTGTGTCTGTGTCCTGTCACAATATGAACGGACGATATGTGAACGTCATCATACCTGGAAGTTCAAAAATTCTTTCTCTTGCTAAAGTGGAGGTGTATAAGGCAGGTACGGTCATTCTTAGTCTTGCTGAACCATTAGCTTAAAGTCTGGTCAActttaaagtttattaaaatagaTGAGAGGAAAAAGATGAATGTCCAAAATAGTTTTGAAATCTCTTATCTCTTCTTCCGCCCAGAGCGGAAGCCCAGTCCTGCATTTATTGTCATCCGAGGAATTTGAAATTATGTCTGTGGATGTGGTGGACGCTGAGGAGCCTTCTCATTCATCCCCTGCATGCGATGATTTATTAAAGGTTGTTACTAACGCAGTGGCTTGCTTGCTGTCGAGGTCATGGTCATGGAAAGCTCCATATTCAGCCCGTGTTCATACCCCTCACGCCACCATGTATTCCAACATTGTGGGAATGGGTGAGCATGGATATTTAACGATGCCCCAGGTGGAGCATATGCTCATGAGTTATCTCTCCCTTGCCGCGGCATCATCTTTGAAGTCGCCATCGCTCCCCATTAAAATTGTCTTTAGTGGGCAAAGCCTATAAATCTGCAGGGCAGGCTGGGGCTTCTCTGCCTACTCTAGTTGTCCTGCAGGCGAACCAAGCAGAAATGCTTAAAGATTTAGATGACGAGGCGGGGGGTATGTCCGATATATTTAAAGACCTTTGTCAAGTCACTGATGTGTCACTCAGGGCGATTAAAGAGACTGCGAGAGTCGCGGAACGTCACTTATGGCTTAACCTGTCCGAGCTTAGATCCTCAGATAGAGCTTTTCTCTTAGACACACCCGTTGTGCCCTCTGGTCTCTTCGGCAATGCCGTTAATACCGTCGTCAAGAGATTCTCGAAGGCTTGTAAGCAGTCGGCGGCGTTCGAGCGCTATCTCCCCCGGAGCGCTTTAAATTCTAGGGCTGCTGGGCAGGAGCAACCCTCTACATCATATAGAGCATCTCAAAAACAGAAACGTGTCTCCTGTGGTCCCCCTCAGAGAAACTGGGGCTTGGGCAGGCGCACTCAGAAATCTTCCAAACAGAAAACAGACCTGAGGGCTGTTATTATGGCTAGGAAGGCTACGGCAAAAAAGAAATCTTGAGGGATGGAGTATCATATTAACAAGGGGAGCCCCCAGTCTTAGATGCCCTAAGGACGCCAGTACGTTAACCCCACCACAGTTCGTGTTTCAGGGCACAGCGGCTTCCCATTTTTGTGTGCCTCGTGCGCGGGGCATGCAACACCTCTCTCCGAGGGGAGAGGCATTAATATCAGCCATGTTAAACCCTGCCTGTCTGGTTCAGGGCACCGGTAAAAGTTTAAGCAGTATATCAGAAGCCAGTCTCGAGAGGCTGGTCCCCCTTAAAGAAAACCAGGCAGCGTGAAAGCTCCTGCCAAACATGTCTGTATGGGTTCTGCAGATTATAGAAAAAGGCTACAAAATTCAGTTTTGCCACCCCCATTCAAAGGATTGTTATCTACCATGGTGGGCGCTGGGCATGCTCTGATAATGGAACAACTGTAGAAACTCTCTTGTGCAAGGAAGCCATAGAATATGTTCCTCCTCCCGACAGGGagtcagggttttacagccgCTATTTAATAGTTCCAAAGAAAGACAGGGGTTACGTCCTATTTTAGATCTGCGCCACCTAAATCCGTCTGTTGCAAAATTAAAGTTCAAGATGTTAACTATAAAGCAGATTGTCACACAAATCAGATCCGAGGACTGGTTTGTGACGATAGATCTAAAAGACGCGTATTTTCACACATCTATCCTCCCGCAACACAGGAGATTCCTGAGGTTCGCTTTCGGGGGTGTGGCTTACCAATAACAGGTTCTCCCTTTCAGTCTATCTCTGTCATCCATGCATTTACAAAATGCATGGATGCAGCGCTGGCTCTGTTGCGACTCTGGGGCATCTGTGTCTTAAACGACATAAATGATTGGTTAATTTTAGCCCAATCAGAGGGTATGGCAGCGCAGCATGGAGATGCTGTGTTGACCCACATGAGACAACTGGGGTTAAGGCTAAATGCCAAGAAAAGCGTGCTCTCTCCAGCACAGAGGACAGCTTTTCTTGGCGTAATATGGGATTCAACAACGATGCAGGGACATCTGTCCCCTGCTTGTGTCAAATCCATTCTTTGGGCTGTAGGCAGAGTGAAGTTAGGCCAGTCACACACTTAAACAGTTTCAGAGGCTGTTAGGGCTGATGACAGCAGTGTCCAATGTCATACCCCTTGAGCTGCTTCACATGAGACCGCTACAGTGGTGGCCAAAGGATTTTCCCCGAGGGGTTACCCGTTCCGTCTGATCAAGGTCAAGCGCAGATGTCTTCGTGCCTTAGATCTTCGGCCTACCATGTCCCTTTGGGTGGACAACCCCTCGGGAGAGACCTGCTGGTGGTTCGCTTCCTTCATGGCACTCGGAGGCTGAGGTCTGTGGTCCGTCTCAGGGTTCCAGCCTGGGTCCTGGCCGTTGTGCTGGAGCGTCTATCCATGGCTCTGTTTGAGCCTATTGAGACCGTTCCAGTCAAGTTTGTGGCACTTAAGACAGTACTTCTGCTGGCAGTCACTTTTCTGAGGAGGGTGGGTGACCTTCAGGCTCTGTAAGTTTCCCCTACATGCCTCGAATTCGCACCGAGGATGGTTAAGGCTTTTTGTACCCAAGGCCTGGTTATGTGCCTAAGGTATCGACTAATGTGCCACGGCTTGTCTTACTGCAGGCCCTCTGTCCTCCCTGGTTTAGGGATAGAAATCAGGAAAAGCTTAACTTAGTGTATCCAGTTACGAGACCTTTGAACGGCCTTCACCTGTTGCCGTCAGAGCTCATTCTACTTGAGGTATGGCAGCCTTCAAGGCCTTGTGGCTAGGGGCTTCAATGCAGGatgttcaattcaattttatttatatagtgcttatCACAATTGGTagttgtttcaaagcagctttaaatTAATAAGTGAAAAGCACAGATGGCCCccacagatagcacaacataatacacgatagcataagcagcatAATTTGCTGcagctatgaatcaacattataagcgagcgtgtTACTAATGTTACGTATAGAAGATGGTGTCTGTGATGTGGCAGGCTGGTCCTCTCCGCTCACGTTTATTCGGTTCTATGAGTTAGATGTTGGCGCTACACCTGGAGCCCAGGTGCTTATATCTTAGCTGTGCGCGTTTCTACACACAGACAGGCACTTGGTAGTATGGTATTTTGGTACATCATTCCCATAGCGTAGCTTCGGCGatgcagcatctcgttccctcaAAGGGGAACATCTCAGGTTACTAATGCAAACATTGTTCCCTGAGCTGAAGCCGGCGTTGCCAGTTGCTCCTTTTATAGCTTCCTGGTTCCCATGTCACTCGCCCATGACGTGTCACTTGACCATTGGATTGATTTGACATACGTGCTTCAGATGCAATCACGCAGAGGACATTTCCATAGCGTAGCTTCGGCCacgcagcgtcttgttcccttctcgGGGAACAATGGTTACATTAGTAACCCAAAACGTTTTGTTAATAAACAAAGATAACAAAAACACAGTCTAACACAGGTTTTGTTTATTAACACTACTGTCAAACACAACACGGACACACCTCTTATACCTCATCTTTATTTTAACTCCTAAGTCTGCACATCCCCACATTAAATCTATTTAAAaaccacacagatccaaaatcgaaaattACCCacattgcagtgtgtcatgtacctgtccatcaatgtaaacaatgtgcaaagtagtttaACCAAAAAGTgtacgattaataaagttattggcttctaaagtagggagtcgactctgaatcgctgaaacgagtcatcatatggattgaatctcctgcctgactttatccacgtaatacgaacactttgcataataagtctccgcctacagccttgcctgggagaaacgaaaactctgacctgcccacagacactttagctagttagtgtgtaaacatcatatcacgttgcgttttcagtttgtgttgttttcactaccaaaggataaatatatgaagaatcagtggttaaaattacattttcaaggaggtatttacaaaacatttggctgtgaagaatccgTGGTTAaagttactttttcaaggagggatttactaagtgtttggcaatgaaagatggttcagtacccactttatttggaacaacatacGTCTCCTaaacaacctgtaagtatgattattacATTGTGATTATTTCCCCCAAGTGTTCTAAAATGTCTAGTTTACTGTAATGTCTTATCAGTAAGCTGCGTTAGCAACGCATGTTGCAGTTAAACTGTGGCACGGTTagcttaaaggggccatgaatttgtcgattttgttgttttatactgttgtctacttatgatgtatCCATGTATTTTGtgacatggattagtggctctctggagaaatggttcgtttgaaggggcgggctgcattgaagacctggacgtaaacgtccactgctatgattggacagcatTATTTCCTGTCATTGcatgtagggaaatgttttaaaaacattcatgtgtaaaaatagcagccggacacatatatgtttgagccacaaaagatcctgggtgctaaagatgatacacataaatgacaacaCGTATAGTAAAttagaaacaaaactttaaactcgatatgactaaattaccgtatacaacacagtaagcgcgcaTCAAAATCTAAACCTGAtaagtccttatcaataactttgaaTATATCTATTGTTATATTACAGTCGaattgttaagtgttgcacctttattaaccgtttaatgtttttagtaaatgaaaacagtcaaaCACGTGTTTAGACATGGATGTTACAAAAGGACATATcttacaaagcaatagtgaaacgcagttatgttgtcttaaataaagtaaaatgttttacataCTGTGTATattgctgtgtcatttttgtcagatccaatataagtggtgcttttAAATCCAGCATCGgcttctttataaatgaatccgcggtacacaaagtaaacaaacactccccacgTGAGCtggtacttttttaaaaacaaactttaaccacGCATTCCTAGTGTTATGTTATGAGCCTTCGAGTTAAGGTATACAgcgtctgtgttgttcccagacggttcttccacaaccaaAGACTCAGTTTCCATGGTtactcataacagatcaccgcatcaaaataaaagtcatttaAAAGTCATATTGGTTACATTTGgtaatctttaaagacatgtttactgattgttgagacactgCATGGTTTGCTTTGCCCCTGGCCCACAAGTGTGTCAAgtgaagctgtgggcggggctacaaaagtggtcatTGTATTTGGGTTTGgagaggtgtttcaattctactttgacatCATATTTCTGCACATTCCTGAACCTGCCGTTTtcctggcttggtgccaaaaactgttatatttcagtaaagAGAACGTTTTCAGttttgaaacttgcaggatgttcatttaagtatgatgacctcttatataacaaatgatcaagttaaaattgattgtTTGATCCACCGCTCTTTTAATTTacacttgctta is a window from the Misgurnus anguillicaudatus chromosome 21, ASM2758022v2, whole genome shotgun sequence genome containing:
- the LOC129454041 gene encoding uncharacterized protein isoform X1, translating into MEVQKNSQTSPSSSEDLAVRGRAVQSSTGYGWVASNAIDNSPLTCTHTDTSDNPWWRLDLLDSYYISRVVITNRKDCGAERLNGAEIRIGNSLENNGNNNPRFAVLNGVAAGQSVSVSCHNTNGRYVNVIIPGSSKILSLAKVEVYQAEDLALRGRAVQSSTGYGWEASNAIDNLPFTCTHTDTSDNPWWRLDLLDSYYISTVVITNRKDCGAERLNGAEIRIGNSLENNGNNNPRYAVLNGVAAGQSVSVSCHNMNGRYVNVIIPGSSKILSLAKVEVYQAEDLALRGRAVQSSTGYGWEASNAIDNLPFTCTHTDTSDNPWWRLDLLDSYYISTVVITNRKDCCAERLNGAEIRIGNSLENNGNNNPRYAVLNGVAAGQSVSVSCHNTNGRYVNVIIPGHSKILSLAKVAVSQAEDLALRGRAVQSSTGYGWEASNAIDNLPFTCTHTDTSDNPWWRLDLLDSYYISTVVITNRKDCCAERLNGAEIRIGNSLENNGNNNPRYAVLNGVAAGQSVSVSGHNMNGRYVNVIIPGSSKILSLAKVEVYKAEDLALRGRAVQSSTGYGWEASNAIDNLPFTCTHTDTSDNPWWRLDLLDSYYISTVVITNRKDCGAERLNGAEIRIGNSLENNGNNNPRYAVLNGVAAGQSVSVSCHNTNGRYVNVIIPGRSKILSLAKVEVYQAEDLALRGRAVQSSTGYGWEASNAIDNLPFTCTHTDTSDNPWWRLDLLDSYYISTVVITNRKDCCAERLNGAEIRIGNSLKNNGNNNPRYAVLNGVAAGQSVSVSCHNINGRYVNVIIPGRSKILSLAKVEVYQAEDLALRGRAVQSSTGYGWVASNAIDNLPFTCTHTEASSNPWWRLDLLDSYYISTVVITNRKDCCAERLNGAEIRIGNSLKNNGNNNPRCAVLNGVAAGQAVSVSCHNMNGRYVNVIIPGSSKILSLAKVEVYKAENLALRGRAVQSSTGYGWEASNAIDNSPLTCTHTDTSDNPWWRLDLLDSYYISTVVITNRKDCCADRLDGAEIRIGNSLENNGNNNPRCAMLDGVAAGQSVSVSCDNMNGRYVNVIIPGSSKILSLAQVEVYKAEDLALRGRAVQSSTGYGWEASNAIDNSPLTCTHTDTSDNPWWRLDLLDSYYISTVVITNRGDCCAERLNGAEIRIGNSLENNGNNNNRCAVLNGVAAGQSVSVKCHNINGRYVNVIIPGSSKILSLAKVEVYQAGTGVLRG
- the LOC129454041 gene encoding uncharacterized protein isoform X5, translated to MEVQKNSQTSPSSSEDLAVRGRAVQSSTGYGWVASNAIDNSPLTCTHTDTSDNPWWRLDLLDSYYISRVVITNRKDCGAERLNGAEIRIGNSLENNGNNNPRFAVLNGVAAGQSVSVSCHNTNGRYVNVIIPGSSKILSLAKVEVYQAEDLALRGRAVQSSTGYGWEASNAIDNLPFTCTHTDTSDNPWWRLDLLDSYYISTVVITNRKDCGAERLNGAEIRIGNSLENNGNNNPRYAVLNGVAAGQSVSVSCHNMNGRYVNVIIPGSSKILSLAKVEVYQAEDLALRGRAVQSSTGYGWEASNAIDNLPFTCTHTDTSDNPWWRLDLLDSYYISTVVITNRKDCCAERLNGAEIRIGNSLENNGNNNPRYAVLNGVAAGQSVSVSCHNTNGRYVNVIIPGHSKILSLAKVAVSQAEDLALRGRAVQSSTGYGWEASNAIDNLPFTCTHTDTSDNPWWRLDLLDSYYISTVVITNRKDCCAERLNGAEIRIGNSLENNGNNNPRYAVLNGVAAGQSVSVSGHNMNGRYVNVIIPGSSKILSLAKVEVYKAEDLALRGRAVQSSTGYGWEASNAIDNLPFTCTHTDTSDNPWWRLDLLDSYYISTVVITNRKDCGAERLNGAEIRIGNSLENNGNNNPRYAVLNGVAAGQSVSVSCHNINGRYVNVIIPGRSKILSLAKVEVYQAEDLALRGRAVQSSTGYGWVASNAIDNLPFTCTHTEASSNPWWRLDLLDSYYISTVVITNRKDCCAERLNGAEIRIGNSLKNNGNNNPRCAVLNGVAAGQAVSVSCHNMNGRYVNVIIPGSSKILSLAKVEVYKAENLALRGRAVQSSTGYGWEASNAIDNSPLTCTHTDTSDNPWWRLDLLDSYYISTVVITNRKDCCADRLDGAEIRIGNSLENNGNNNPRCAMLDGVAAGQSVSVSCDNMNGRYVNVIIPGSSKILSLAQVEVYKAEDLALRGRAVQSSTGYGWEASNAIDNSPLTCTHTDTSDNPWWRLDLLDSYYISTVVITNRGDCCAERLNGAEIRIGNSLENNGNNNNRCAVLNGVAAGQSVSVKCHNINGRYVNVIIPGSSKILSLAKVEVYQAGTGVLRG
- the LOC129454041 gene encoding uncharacterized protein isoform X6 — translated: MEVQKNSQTSPSSSEDLAVRGRAVQSSTGYGWVASNAIDNSPLTCTHTDTSDNPWWRLDLLDSYYISRVVITNRKDCGAERLNGAEIRIGNSLENNGNNNPRFAVLNGVAAGQSVSVSCHNTNGRYVNVIIPGSSKILSLAKVEVYQAEDLALRGRAVQSSTGYGWEASNAIDNLPFTCTHTDTSDNPWWRLDLLDSYYISTVVITNRKDCGAERLNGAEIRIGNSLENNGNNNPRYAVLNGVAAGQSVSVSCHNMNGRYVNVIIPGSSKILSLAKVEVYQAEDLALRGRAVQSSTGYGWEASNAIDNLPFTCTHTDTSDNPWWRLDLLDSYYISTVVITNRKDCCAERLNGAEIRIGNSLENNGNNNPRYAVLNGVAAGQSVSVSCHNTNGRYVNVIIPGHSKILSLAKVAVSQAEDLALRGRAVQSSTGYGWEASNAIDNLPFTCTHTDTSDNPWWRLDLLDSYYISTVVITNRKDCCAERLNGAEIRIGNSLENNGNNNPRYAVLNGVAAGQSVSVSGHNMNGRYVNVIIPGSSKILSLAKVEVYKAEDLALRGRAVQSSTGYGWEASNAIDNLPFTCTHTDTSDNPWWRLDLLDSYYISTVVITNRKDCGAERLNGAEIRIGNSLENNGNNNPRYAVLNGVAAGQSVSVSCHNTNGRYVNVIIPGRSKILSLAKVEVYQAEDLALRGRAVQSSTGYGWEASNAIDNLPFTCTHTDTSDNPWWRLDLLDSYYISTVVITNRKDCCAERLNGAEIRIGNSLKNNGNNNPRYAVLNGVAAGQSVSVSCHNINGRYVNVIIPGRSKILSLAKVEVYQAEDLALRGRAVQSSTGYGWVASNAIDNLPFTCTHTEASSNPWWRLDLLDSYYISTVVITNRKDCCAERLNGAEIRIGNSLKNNGNNNPRCAVLNGVAAGQAVSVSCHNMNGRYVNVIIPGSSKILSLAKVEVYKAEDLALRGRAVQSSTGYGWEASNAIDNSPLTCTHTDTSDNPWWRLDLLDSYYISTVVITNRGDCCAERLNGAEIRIGNSLENNGNNNNRCAVLNGVAAGQSVSVKCHNINGRYVNVIIPGSSKILSLAKVEVYQAGTGVLRG